One segment of Thermococcus sp. AM4 DNA contains the following:
- a CDS encoding ATP-binding protein encodes MFVNRKDELKFLDSLYRSGKKEVLILYGRRRVGKTELVKRFIEGKNAVYFLADRDGLESNARRFYREAAEVLDLPKVEVRDFREAFELLKLKAPERLVVVIDEFSYLLLTDKNAPAVFQHVIDEILDEGFFLILSGSIIGLMEGLMEYGNPLYGRRTAQLKLKPLNFFHVREYFKNSPIETVVKIYSVTGGVPMYFRLFEGRNFEEELLKVAFSPTSILYEEPEFILREELGDVHRHYLILEAIALGRHRVSEIASFAGIEAKDMPKYLRTLIFLELVRREVPVTEPERSKKARYYLNDNFFAFWFRFVKPNRGKIELGTFEMDWDEFNTYVGRAFEDVARQFIIELNRAGKLPFRFTKIGRWWRKGEEIDLVALNERERKALFVEVKWKGLSEREAKGILKDLARKAELVGLNDWERFYGLVAKNVEEKEGLRKESWLVWDLEEFP; translated from the coding sequence ATGTTTGTCAACCGAAAAGATGAGCTAAAGTTCCTCGACTCGCTCTACCGCTCAGGAAAAAAGGAGGTCCTGATCCTCTACGGGCGCAGGCGCGTTGGGAAGACCGAGCTCGTGAAAAGGTTCATTGAAGGGAAAAATGCAGTTTACTTCTTAGCCGACAGGGACGGGCTGGAGTCGAACGCGAGGAGGTTTTACAGGGAAGCCGCCGAGGTTCTTGACCTGCCAAAGGTTGAAGTTAGGGACTTCAGGGAGGCCTTTGAACTCCTGAAGCTCAAGGCTCCCGAAAGGCTCGTCGTCGTTATAGACGAGTTTTCGTACCTTTTGCTTACCGATAAGAACGCCCCGGCGGTTTTCCAGCACGTCATAGACGAAATCCTTGACGAGGGGTTCTTCCTCATTCTGAGCGGGTCGATAATCGGCCTGATGGAGGGACTTATGGAGTACGGCAACCCCCTCTACGGCAGGAGAACGGCACAGCTCAAGCTTAAGCCCCTCAACTTCTTCCACGTCCGCGAGTACTTCAAAAACTCACCGATTGAGACTGTCGTGAAGATATACTCGGTCACCGGCGGCGTTCCCATGTACTTCAGGCTCTTTGAGGGGAGAAACTTCGAGGAGGAGCTCCTGAAGGTGGCCTTTTCGCCGACGTCAATCCTCTACGAGGAGCCAGAGTTCATTTTGAGGGAGGAGCTCGGCGACGTCCACCGCCACTACCTGATTCTTGAGGCGATTGCCCTCGGGAGGCACAGGGTCAGCGAGATTGCCAGCTTCGCGGGAATCGAGGCCAAGGACATGCCGAAGTACCTGAGAACCCTAATCTTCCTCGAACTCGTGAGGCGCGAGGTTCCTGTTACCGAGCCGGAGAGGAGCAAAAAGGCGCGCTACTACCTCAACGACAACTTCTTCGCCTTCTGGTTCAGGTTTGTTAAGCCGAACAGGGGGAAGATAGAGCTCGGAACCTTTGAGATGGACTGGGATGAATTCAACACCTACGTGGGGAGAGCCTTCGAGGATGTTGCCAGACAGTTCATCATTGAGCTGAACAGGGCTGGAAAACTGCCGTTCCGCTTTACAAAAATCGGCCGCTGGTGGCGGAAGGGTGAGGAAATCGATTTGGTCGCTTTGAATGAGAGGGAGAGGAAGGCCCTGTTTGTTGAGGTCAAGTGGAAGGGCTTGAGTGAGAGGGAAGCGAAAGGAATTTTGAAGGACCTGGCGAGGAAGGCAGAGCTTGTAGGGTTGAACGATTGGGAAAGGTTCTATGGACTGGTGGCAAAGAACGTTGAGGAGAAAGAAGGGCTGAGGAAGGAGAGCTGGCTTGTCTGGGACTTGGAGGAGTTTCCCTAA
- a CDS encoding asparagine synthetase A: MNALQIVSRKLDPIAEVQTRAVAYLTGELSKKGFRWLLPIVLSSITDPLWPDPAAEEALRPPEVEVYGERLRLTHSMILHKQMAVAMGIDKLFVLSPNIRLEGKEADDGRHAYEFTQLDMEIAHASMDDVMGLIEELIVGLFRELRPVVWESFERELPKPKRPFKRFTIEEIREEFGSEEEASRALEEPFWITGIPREFYDREVDGTWRNYDLYLPEGYGEVSSGGEREWEYEKILAKIRSAGLSEEAFRPYLEVAKAGLLRPSAGAGIGIERLIRYIVGAEHIAEVQPFPRIPGVPAVI; the protein is encoded by the coding sequence ATGAACGCCCTCCAAATCGTAAGCAGGAAACTTGACCCTATTGCCGAGGTTCAGACGAGGGCAGTAGCTTACCTCACGGGCGAGCTGTCCAAGAAGGGCTTCCGCTGGTTGCTGCCTATAGTGCTCAGCTCGATAACCGACCCCCTCTGGCCGGACCCCGCCGCCGAAGAGGCATTAAGGCCACCTGAGGTCGAGGTCTACGGGGAAAGACTTAGACTGACGCACAGCATGATACTCCACAAGCAGATGGCCGTTGCGATGGGAATAGATAAGCTCTTCGTCCTCTCGCCCAACATAAGGCTCGAAGGAAAAGAGGCGGACGACGGAAGGCACGCCTACGAATTCACCCAGCTCGACATGGAGATTGCCCATGCGAGCATGGACGACGTTATGGGCCTAATCGAGGAGCTCATCGTCGGCCTGTTCCGCGAGCTCAGACCGGTAGTCTGGGAGTCCTTCGAGAGGGAGCTTCCGAAGCCCAAGAGGCCCTTCAAGCGCTTTACCATTGAAGAAATCCGTGAGGAGTTTGGAAGCGAGGAGGAAGCCAGCAGAGCCCTTGAGGAGCCCTTCTGGATAACTGGAATCCCGAGGGAGTTCTACGACAGGGAAGTTGACGGAACCTGGAGGAACTACGACCTCTATCTCCCGGAAGGCTACGGCGAGGTCTCGAGCGGTGGGGAGAGGGAGTGGGAGTACGAGAAGATACTGGCCAAGATACGCTCGGCCGGTCTGAGCGAAGAGGCCTTCAGGCCCTACCTTGAGGTGGCAAAAGCCGGTCTGCTGAGGCCAAGCGCCGGGGCAGGGATAGGAATCGAGAGGTTAATCCGCTACATCGTCGGGGCGGAGCACATAGCAGAGGTCCAGCCCTTCCCGAGGATTCCGGGCGTTCCGGCTGTTATTTGA
- a CDS encoding ATP-binding protein, translating to MGRGREIFFTPKPRDDNLFGRNKELEKLLSYLHDGVWVAVLGPRMVGKTSLAKSAVRRYVQDKNSMGIYINVASCGSFGEFSRKVVDSIETAFKAMKSQRRLKSISLGVYISDPGGILKTGIQFNVDFERGRSAVRNFVSAVNSLPPDTVIILDEIQEVRNRKDILLRSLWEIYNERPDLRIIFTGSYSGVLKALFTAGKKEAMFGRPPEQLVLSPWPVKTAEEYLLKGFEECGIEYGHSEIADAIMTLGTLPGWLTLYGYKRCRGEPHERAKRLVRDEAVLKAKRELINYVSTRTEPYKTIKLLKSLSEGPKRWSELKAVSRLSEPALSEVLEQLTEELGVLKKNELNRANVTYEFVNELYREAAKYLSTAEIEKR from the coding sequence GTGGGAAGAGGTAGAGAGATATTTTTCACGCCCAAACCAAGGGACGATAACCTGTTCGGTAGGAACAAAGAGCTTGAAAAACTTCTCTCCTATCTCCACGATGGTGTGTGGGTCGCGGTTCTTGGCCCGAGAATGGTGGGTAAAACGAGCCTCGCCAAGTCCGCGGTCAGGAGGTATGTACAAGATAAAAACTCAATGGGCATTTACATAAACGTTGCAAGTTGCGGTAGCTTTGGAGAATTTTCTCGCAAGGTGGTGGATAGCATAGAAACCGCGTTTAAGGCCATGAAATCCCAAAGGAGGCTGAAAAGTATTAGTTTGGGCGTTTATATTTCTGACCCTGGAGGCATACTGAAGACCGGAATTCAATTCAACGTGGACTTTGAGCGGGGAAGGAGTGCCGTTAGGAACTTCGTGTCGGCTGTGAACTCACTGCCCCCAGACACCGTTATTATCCTCGATGAGATACAGGAAGTGAGGAACAGAAAAGACATTCTCCTAAGGAGTTTGTGGGAAATCTACAACGAAAGGCCCGATTTGAGGATAATCTTTACGGGTTCATACTCAGGGGTTCTTAAGGCCCTGTTTACAGCAGGGAAGAAAGAGGCGATGTTCGGCAGACCCCCAGAGCAGCTGGTTCTTAGCCCATGGCCCGTTAAAACTGCGGAGGAGTACCTGTTAAAGGGCTTTGAGGAATGCGGGATAGAATACGGGCACTCGGAGATTGCCGACGCAATAATGACACTCGGCACGCTTCCCGGCTGGCTCACCCTCTACGGCTACAAGAGATGCAGGGGAGAACCTCACGAGCGTGCAAAGCGCCTTGTAAGAGATGAAGCGGTCCTGAAGGCAAAGAGGGAGCTAATAAACTATGTTTCAACGAGAACTGAGCCTTACAAGACTATAAAGCTCCTAAAGTCCCTCTCAGAGGGCCCGAAGAGGTGGAGTGAACTGAAGGCCGTTAGCAGACTGTCCGAGCCAGCCCTCTCCGAGGTTCTGGAACAGCTCACTGAGGAACTCGGCGTCCTAAAGAAAAACGAGCTGAATCGAGCCAACGTAACCTACGAGTTCGTTAATGAGCTGTATCGGGAGGCGGCCAAGTACCTGAGTACCGCAGAAATTGAGAAGAGATGA
- a CDS encoding aminotransferase class V-fold PLP-dependent enzyme has translation MMRNLFPALEKFKAYLNTASTGLMPSTALLEATKLLSDVIEFNGEVNSVDYMDELVLKPLQREAGRLMKVRPENVGLSIQTTEGLRRILLALEPKRGQNLVSLDTEFPTIPALLKSYAKRFGLELRVVENRNGLHSLEDIEKAIDDNTFAVVLSSVNWVIGERIDLSELSKIAHEHGAWLIVDAVQHLGSLRLFPEKEGVDALSAGSEKWLISPDTGAGLIYASDELLEEAKPIAGLLNNEPPTGDWGSWWGLPEKDPWGELRPAKGIRKLDFGGGPPYLIASALLASLRLINGLGIDRIERHNTKLAKIVADEVRALGLDVFSTDSPIVTIKTGLDYSAEDALYQRLVAEGISVSHRGVLGHYGIRVSPHLYNEREDVELFLEALFEAMRAGA, from the coding sequence ATGATGCGGAACCTCTTTCCGGCCCTTGAGAAGTTCAAAGCCTACCTCAACACCGCGAGCACCGGATTGATGCCCTCGACGGCCCTTCTTGAAGCGACAAAGCTCCTGAGCGACGTGATAGAGTTCAACGGGGAGGTGAACTCCGTTGACTACATGGACGAGCTTGTCTTAAAGCCCCTCCAGAGGGAAGCTGGAAGACTAATGAAGGTCAGGCCCGAGAACGTCGGCCTCTCGATTCAGACCACAGAGGGGCTGAGGAGAATCCTGCTGGCCCTCGAGCCGAAGAGGGGGCAGAACTTGGTTTCCCTCGACACCGAGTTCCCCACGATTCCAGCGCTTCTCAAGAGCTATGCCAAACGATTCGGCCTCGAGCTCCGCGTTGTTGAGAACAGGAACGGCCTCCACAGCCTTGAAGATATCGAGAAAGCTATAGACGACAACACCTTCGCGGTCGTCCTCAGCTCCGTAAACTGGGTCATCGGCGAGCGGATTGATTTGAGCGAACTCTCAAAAATCGCCCACGAACACGGCGCGTGGCTGATAGTTGATGCCGTTCAGCACCTCGGCTCGCTGAGGCTCTTTCCTGAGAAGGAAGGCGTGGACGCCCTCTCCGCCGGCTCGGAGAAGTGGCTCATCAGCCCGGACACCGGGGCGGGGTTAATCTACGCCTCTGATGAACTACTTGAGGAGGCCAAGCCAATAGCGGGGTTGCTCAACAACGAACCGCCAACAGGGGACTGGGGCAGCTGGTGGGGACTGCCGGAGAAGGACCCCTGGGGCGAGCTGAGGCCCGCGAAAGGAATCAGAAAGCTAGACTTCGGCGGAGGACCTCCGTACCTAATCGCCTCGGCACTTCTCGCGTCGCTCCGGCTGATTAACGGACTGGGAATCGATAGGATAGAGCGCCACAACACCAAGCTCGCAAAGATTGTCGCCGATGAGGTTAGGGCCCTTGGCCTCGACGTCTTCTCGACGGACTCGCCGATAGTGACGATAAAGACCGGGCTGGACTACAGCGCGGAGGATGCGCTCTACCAGAGGCTCGTCGCGGAGGGAATTTCCGTCAGCCACCGTGGTGTTCTCGGCCACTACGGGATAAGGGTTTCCCCTCATCTCTACAACGAGAGGGAAGACGTGGAGCTGTTCCTCGAGGCGCTGTTTGAGGCCATGAGAGCCGGAGCGTGA